A single Rhopalosiphum padi isolate XX-2018 chromosome 4, ASM2088224v1, whole genome shotgun sequence DNA region contains:
- the LOC132929875 gene encoding malonate--CoA ligase ACSF3, mitochondrial isoform X1, with product MVLCRKLLYRPFYSCCIRQLSSEAFKNIPKNENSLAPVYRLASQWPNNIAVVDKFGEHTYSSIFNSSVTLSKIIEKSLHGEIQERVAILCPNDASYVVAQWASWMSGQIIVPLSPLHPAAMLEYFINDSDAKVILTTAQFENIVRPLAEKFNQKYLLLEDHITLDFKPLGKISFEENNKVEMLTIDNNITDEQFFDSNAMIIYTSGSTGSPKGVLLTHNNLNAQINCLKTAWSWSNKDVILHALPLNHIHGIVNALMCPLHTGARCVMLPKFNAADVWTWLLAIEQYYGYRVNMFMGVPTMYVKLIENYEKMFEKNDRMVEYVKAVCSQKIRLMVSGSAPLPSTLFSRWEQITGHKLLERYGMSEIGMALSNPLNGERKPGFVGQPLPDVNVRIVKDDIILLEGNNKNIKIINSVKHDINEEGYSGNLQIKGKNVFKEYWRKPESTKKEFTEDGWFKTGDSVRYVDDSFQILGRTSIDIIKTGGYKVSALFVETIMLQNKIIKDIAVVGLPDSTWGQRIGALIAIDEHAINVDHKKLKKDLKSWAETVLPPYSIPTVINIVDEVPRNALGKVDKKSLLKNSFSKYLES from the exons ATGGTGTTGTGCAGAAAATTACTGTACAGACCTTTTTACAGTTGTTGTATTCGACAGCTTTCTTCTGAAGCTTTCAAGAACATACCCAAGAATGAAAATTCTCTAGCACCtgtatatag GTTGGCATCACAATGGCCGAACAACATTGCGGTTGTAGACAAGTTTGGAGAGCATACTTATTCTTCAATATTCAACAGCAGTGTCacattgtcaaaaataatagaaaaatcttTGCATGGAGAAATCCAAGAACGTGTTGCAATTTTGTGTCCAAATGATGCATCTTATGTAGTTGCTCAATGGGCTTCATGGATGAGTGGACaaatca ttgtacCTTTAAGTCCACTTCACCCAGCTGCCATGTTAGAATATTTCATAAATGATAGTGATGCTAAAGTGATTTTAACAACTGCTCAGTTTGAGAATATTGTACGTCCTTTAGCcgaaaaatttaatcaaaagtaTCTTTTACTTGAAGATCATATTACTTTGGATTTTAAACCACTTGGTAAAATATcatttgaagaaaataataaagtagaaATGTTaactattgataataatataactgatgAGCAGTTCTTTGATTCAAATGCTATGATAATTTACACATCTGGATCAACCGGTTCCCCTAAAG gtGTTCTGTTgactcataataatttaaatgcgcAGATCAATTGTTTGAAAACTGCTTGGAGTTGGAGTAATAAAGACGTTATTCTCCATGCTCTGCCTTTAAATCATATCCATGGTATTGTGAATGCACTTATGTGTCCATTACACACAGGCGCAAG ATGTGTCATGTTACCAAAGTTTAACGCTGCTGATGTCTGGACATGGCTTTTAGCTATAGAACAATACTATGGATACAGAGTAAACATGTTTATGGGTGTGCCGACTATGTATGTAAAACTTATCGAAAATTATGAGAAAATGTTTGAGAAAAATGATAGAATGGTAGAATATGTCAAAGCTGTTTGTTCTCAAAAAATTAG aTTGATGGTAAGTGGCTCTGCGCCATTACCCAGTACACTGTTCAGTCGTTGGGAACAGATTACTGGTCATAAATTACTAGAACGATATGGTATGAGTGAAATTGGAATGGCTCTTTCTAATCCTTTAAATGGCGAAAGAAAACCag GTTTTGTTGGACAACCTTTACCTGATGTAAATGTCCGGATTGTCAAAGATGACATCATTTTACTTGAAgggaacaacaaaaatataaaaattattaattcagtcAAGCATGATATCAACGAAGAAGGTTATAGTGGGAATTTGCAAATAAAAGGGAAGAATGTGTTTAAGGAATATTGGCGCAAACCTGAATCAACAAAAAAAGAATTTACCGAAGATGGATGGTTTAAAACTG GTGATTCAGTGAGATATGTTGACGATAGTTTTCAAATATTAGGCCGAAcatcaatagatataataaaaaccgGAGGTTATAAAGTTAGTGCTTTGTTTGTTGAAACTATtatgttacaaaataaaattattaaagatatTGCTGTGGTTGGATTACCTGATAGTACATGGGGACAGCGAATAGGTGCCTTGATTGCAATTGATGAACACGCAATTAATGTTgaccataaaaaattaaaaaaggatTTAAAAAGTTGGGCTGAAACTGTATTACCACCATATAGTATACCGACTGTAATTAACATTGTTGATGAAGTGCCCAGGAATGCGTTGGGTAAGGTGGATAAAAAATCGTTGCTGAAAAATtctttttcaaagtatttagaATCTTAA
- the LOC132929876 gene encoding glucose-6-phosphate isomerase, which yields MSGKVLLTDDVAYKALAEHYASAGSSLNIKNLFTCDSDRFDKFSLRLTTPNDGDVLLDYSKNRVNEKTLELLFNLAKARKVEEARSAMFGGERINVTEKRPVLHTALRNRSNKPIVVDGQDVMPEVNNVLKHMKEFTEQVISKKWIGFTGKPIEDVVNIGIGGSDLGPLMVTEALKPYAIGPRVHFVSNIDGTHLKEVLKKVNPETVLFIIASKTFTTQETITNATSAKKWFLETAKDECSVAKHFVALSTNKQKVTEFGIDECNMFGFWDWVGGRYSLWSAIGLSICLSIGFENFESLLSGAHFMDQHFLNTPLEKNAPVILALLGIWYHNFHGAETHALLPYDQYLHRFAAYFQQGDMESNGKSVTLNGTPISSYSTGPIVWGEPGTNGQHAFYQLIHQGTRLIPADFIAPAVTHSCISGGIHHQILMANFLAQTEALMKGKTPDEARKELEGSNLDCVELEKLVAHKTFSGNRPTNSIVFKQITPFTLGLLIALYEQKIFVQGIIWDINSFDQWGVELGKQLAKKIEPELQTPNIITSHDSSTNGLINFIKSHWS from the exons cTTACGATTAACTACACCAAATGATGGTGATGTATTACttgattattcaaaaaaccGTGTGAATGAGAAAACTTTAGAACTATTGTTTAATTTG GCAAAAGCTCGTAAAGTTGAAGAGGCTAGATCTGCTATGTTTGGTGGAGAGCGAATTAATGTAACAGAAAAACGACCTGTATTGCATACAGCCTTACGTAATAGATCTAATAAGCCAATAGTAGTAGATGGTCAAGACGTAATGCCAGAAGTTAACAATGTTCTGAAGCACATGAAAGAATTCACTGAACAA GTAATATCAAAGAAATGGATAGGATTCACAGGAAAACCTATTGAAGATGTAGTCAACATTGGTATTGGGGGATCAGATTTA GGTCCATTAATGGTTACAGAAGCATTAAAACCTTATGCTATAGGCCCCCGTGTTCATTTTGTGTCTAATATTGATGGAACACATTTAAAAGAAGTATTGAAGAAGGTTAATCCTGAAACAGTGTTGTTTATAATTGCTAGTAAAACATTTACTACTCAAGAAACTATAACAAATGCAACATCTGCTAAGAAATGGTTTTTGGAAACTGCTAaagat GAATGCAGTGTAGCTAAACATTTTGTTGCACTCTCTACCAACAAACAGAAAGTGACAGAGTTTGGAATCGATGAATGCAACATGTTTGGTTTTTGGGACTGGGTTGGAGGACGTTACTCACTGTGGTCAGCTATTGGTCTTTCAATATGCTTATCTAttggttttgaaaattttgaatctTTATTAAGTGGTGCGCATTTCATGGATCAACATTTTTTGAACACTCCATTGGAGAAAaat gCACCTGTTATTTTGGCTTTATTAGGAATCTGGTATCACAACTTCCATGGTGCTGAAACACACGCACTTCTTCCTTATGATCAGTATTTGCATAGATTTGCTGCATACTTCCAACAAGGTGACATGGAATCTAATGGAAAATCAGTCACTTTAAATGGTACTCCAATTTCATCATATTCTACGGGGCCCATTGTCTGGGGTGAACCTGGTACAAATGGTCAGCATGCATTTTACCAACTAATTCATCAAGGTACTCGTCTCATACCTGCTGACTTCATTGCTCCTGCTGTCACCCATAGTTGTATAAGTGGAGGAATACACCACCAG atttTGATGGCTAATTTTTTGGCTCAAACTGAAGCACTGATGAAAGGTAAGACTCCAGATGAAGCACGTAAAGAGCTTGAAGGATCAAATTTAGATTGTGTCGAACTTGAAAAGCTTGTTGCACACAAAACATTTTCTGGAAATCGTCCAACCAACTCGATCGTATTTAAGCAGATTACTCCATTTACCTTGGGATTATTGATcg CTTTgtatgaacaaaaaatatttgtccaAGGTATTATTTGGGATATCAACTCATTTGACCAATGGgg TGTTGAACTGGGCAAACAGTTAGCTAAAAAGATTGAACCTGAACTTCAAACACCAAACATTATTACAAGTCACGACTCATCTACCAATGGTCTCATCAACTTTATCAAATCCCATTGGTCATAG
- the LOC132929875 gene encoding malonate--CoA ligase ACSF3, mitochondrial isoform X2, whose protein sequence is MNRPIFRLASQWPNNIAVVDKFGEHTYSSIFNSSVTLSKIIEKSLHGEIQERVAILCPNDASYVVAQWASWMSGQIIVPLSPLHPAAMLEYFINDSDAKVILTTAQFENIVRPLAEKFNQKYLLLEDHITLDFKPLGKISFEENNKVEMLTIDNNITDEQFFDSNAMIIYTSGSTGSPKGVLLTHNNLNAQINCLKTAWSWSNKDVILHALPLNHIHGIVNALMCPLHTGARCVMLPKFNAADVWTWLLAIEQYYGYRVNMFMGVPTMYVKLIENYEKMFEKNDRMVEYVKAVCSQKIRLMVSGSAPLPSTLFSRWEQITGHKLLERYGMSEIGMALSNPLNGERKPGFVGQPLPDVNVRIVKDDIILLEGNNKNIKIINSVKHDINEEGYSGNLQIKGKNVFKEYWRKPESTKKEFTEDGWFKTGDSVRYVDDSFQILGRTSIDIIKTGGYKVSALFVETIMLQNKIIKDIAVVGLPDSTWGQRIGALIAIDEHAINVDHKKLKKDLKSWAETVLPPYSIPTVINIVDEVPRNALGKVDKKSLLKNSFSKYLES, encoded by the exons ATGAATCGTCCAATATttag GTTGGCATCACAATGGCCGAACAACATTGCGGTTGTAGACAAGTTTGGAGAGCATACTTATTCTTCAATATTCAACAGCAGTGTCacattgtcaaaaataatagaaaaatcttTGCATGGAGAAATCCAAGAACGTGTTGCAATTTTGTGTCCAAATGATGCATCTTATGTAGTTGCTCAATGGGCTTCATGGATGAGTGGACaaatca ttgtacCTTTAAGTCCACTTCACCCAGCTGCCATGTTAGAATATTTCATAAATGATAGTGATGCTAAAGTGATTTTAACAACTGCTCAGTTTGAGAATATTGTACGTCCTTTAGCcgaaaaatttaatcaaaagtaTCTTTTACTTGAAGATCATATTACTTTGGATTTTAAACCACTTGGTAAAATATcatttgaagaaaataataaagtagaaATGTTaactattgataataatataactgatgAGCAGTTCTTTGATTCAAATGCTATGATAATTTACACATCTGGATCAACCGGTTCCCCTAAAG gtGTTCTGTTgactcataataatttaaatgcgcAGATCAATTGTTTGAAAACTGCTTGGAGTTGGAGTAATAAAGACGTTATTCTCCATGCTCTGCCTTTAAATCATATCCATGGTATTGTGAATGCACTTATGTGTCCATTACACACAGGCGCAAG ATGTGTCATGTTACCAAAGTTTAACGCTGCTGATGTCTGGACATGGCTTTTAGCTATAGAACAATACTATGGATACAGAGTAAACATGTTTATGGGTGTGCCGACTATGTATGTAAAACTTATCGAAAATTATGAGAAAATGTTTGAGAAAAATGATAGAATGGTAGAATATGTCAAAGCTGTTTGTTCTCAAAAAATTAG aTTGATGGTAAGTGGCTCTGCGCCATTACCCAGTACACTGTTCAGTCGTTGGGAACAGATTACTGGTCATAAATTACTAGAACGATATGGTATGAGTGAAATTGGAATGGCTCTTTCTAATCCTTTAAATGGCGAAAGAAAACCag GTTTTGTTGGACAACCTTTACCTGATGTAAATGTCCGGATTGTCAAAGATGACATCATTTTACTTGAAgggaacaacaaaaatataaaaattattaattcagtcAAGCATGATATCAACGAAGAAGGTTATAGTGGGAATTTGCAAATAAAAGGGAAGAATGTGTTTAAGGAATATTGGCGCAAACCTGAATCAACAAAAAAAGAATTTACCGAAGATGGATGGTTTAAAACTG GTGATTCAGTGAGATATGTTGACGATAGTTTTCAAATATTAGGCCGAAcatcaatagatataataaaaaccgGAGGTTATAAAGTTAGTGCTTTGTTTGTTGAAACTATtatgttacaaaataaaattattaaagatatTGCTGTGGTTGGATTACCTGATAGTACATGGGGACAGCGAATAGGTGCCTTGATTGCAATTGATGAACACGCAATTAATGTTgaccataaaaaattaaaaaaggatTTAAAAAGTTGGGCTGAAACTGTATTACCACCATATAGTATACCGACTGTAATTAACATTGTTGATGAAGTGCCCAGGAATGCGTTGGGTAAGGTGGATAAAAAATCGTTGCTGAAAAATtctttttcaaagtatttagaATCTTAA